From Eleftheria terrae, the proteins below share one genomic window:
- a CDS encoding HAMP domain-containing sensor histidine kinase: MKRWLRLRPRLPFGLRVFFRGAFALLACATLALAVNVLQDEKQRSHRNYQDGLLKNQAQIAARLRHPTGQLALLNPGIAAHAVTPLRPLVLPFSAIDFDDKAKAQQAVEMAGCHVQYPDSASLCVAVGNNPYAGGFLYLVGSFISGELAPHAVGELDFSTSHRVAIEVAMRGRTFRWIAPFEALDDGNAPGVRGRLTGYSADAPIVHGTRSVRDFRGWLWQDGRCLEAGDTAADCRRRSFFSVRLPVDLFRDALFQKRPVWPPPDLDQIVTRLQVLAPGDGSPLFDSNADGAARPFSLADLRPLLLPGETLSVRRLGSPAGTPAPELFRLTGAADAADPASPWMDRLIRRLPVEGYEAPIVSREVIATPLGRYELTLTGDVRTVNRNLAAVATRVSWFVGAMLLAVLLTWLAIEVRIIRRITLLTRRAASVSTGVRGADGLARIDLSDLRGGDELGVLAQGLQDLLQRVNEDVKREQIRAEQEKDMWQAVGHEIMSPLQSLMALHGTPDDPSHRYISRMQQAVRVLYGHASPSEAFDATTLALQALDVNEFLAHVAGNAPYTGIESVVFDALPQPVQVRADEYSLEDVVTHVLRNGDRYRPPGTPIQMRLEVGDSEARVLIHNQGPPVPADMLEKIFEYGVSDAQDAAALGQRGQGLFVARTYMAKMGGRITARNQPDGVVFELVLQRSSAVTARP, from the coding sequence ATGAAGCGCTGGCTGCGCCTGCGCCCGCGCCTGCCCTTCGGGCTGCGGGTGTTCTTCCGCGGCGCGTTCGCGCTGCTGGCCTGCGCCACGCTGGCGCTGGCCGTCAACGTGCTGCAGGACGAGAAGCAGCGCAGCCACCGCAACTACCAGGACGGGCTGCTGAAGAACCAGGCCCAGATCGCCGCCCGCCTGCGCCACCCCACCGGCCAGCTCGCGCTGCTCAACCCCGGCATTGCCGCACACGCGGTGACACCGCTGCGCCCGCTGGTGCTGCCCTTCTCGGCCATCGACTTCGACGACAAGGCCAAGGCCCAGCAGGCGGTGGAGATGGCCGGCTGCCATGTGCAGTACCCGGACTCGGCCAGCCTGTGCGTGGCAGTAGGCAACAACCCCTATGCCGGCGGCTTCCTCTACCTGGTGGGCAGCTTCATCAGCGGCGAGCTGGCGCCGCACGCGGTCGGCGAACTCGACTTCAGCACCTCGCACCGGGTGGCGATCGAGGTGGCGATGCGCGGACGCACCTTCCGCTGGATCGCGCCCTTCGAGGCGCTGGACGACGGCAACGCCCCCGGCGTGCGCGGCCGGCTCACCGGCTATTCGGCCGACGCGCCCATCGTCCACGGCACGCGCTCGGTACGCGACTTCCGCGGCTGGCTCTGGCAGGACGGGCGCTGCCTGGAGGCGGGCGACACGGCCGCCGACTGCCGCCGGCGCTCCTTCTTCTCGGTGCGGCTGCCGGTGGACCTGTTCCGCGACGCGTTGTTCCAGAAGCGCCCGGTGTGGCCGCCGCCCGACCTCGACCAGATCGTGACCCGCCTGCAGGTGCTGGCGCCCGGCGACGGCAGCCCCCTGTTCGACAGCAACGCCGACGGCGCGGCGCGCCCCTTCTCGCTGGCCGACCTGCGACCGCTGCTGCTGCCCGGCGAGACCTTGAGCGTGCGCCGGCTGGGCAGCCCGGCCGGCACGCCGGCGCCCGAGCTGTTCCGGCTGACCGGCGCCGCCGACGCGGCCGATCCTGCCTCGCCCTGGATGGACCGGCTGATCCGCCGACTGCCGGTGGAGGGCTATGAGGCGCCGATCGTCTCGCGCGAGGTGATTGCAACGCCGCTGGGCCGCTACGAGCTGACACTCACCGGCGACGTGCGCACCGTCAATCGCAACCTGGCGGCGGTGGCCACGCGGGTGTCCTGGTTCGTCGGCGCCATGCTGCTGGCGGTGCTGCTGACATGGCTGGCCATCGAGGTGCGCATCATCCGCCGCATCACGCTGCTGACACGGCGGGCCGCCAGCGTTTCCACCGGCGTGCGTGGCGCCGACGGGCTGGCCCGCATCGACCTCTCGGACCTGCGCGGTGGCGACGAGCTGGGCGTGCTGGCGCAGGGCCTGCAAGACCTGCTGCAGCGCGTCAACGAGGACGTGAAGCGGGAGCAGATCCGGGCCGAGCAGGAGAAGGACATGTGGCAGGCGGTCGGGCACGAGATCATGTCGCCGCTGCAGTCGCTGATGGCGCTGCATGGCACGCCCGACGACCCGAGCCACCGCTACATCAGCCGCATGCAGCAGGCGGTGCGGGTGCTCTACGGCCATGCCTCGCCGAGCGAGGCCTTTGACGCGACCACGCTGGCGCTGCAGGCGCTCGACGTCAACGAGTTCCTGGCGCATGTCGCCGGCAACGCGCCCTACACCGGCATCGAGTCGGTCGTCTTCGATGCCCTGCCCCAGCCGGTGCAGGTGCGGGCCGACGAGTACTCGCTGGAAGACGTGGTGACCCACGTGCTGCGCAACGGCGACCGCTACCGGCCGCCGGGCACGCCCATCCAGATGCGGCTGGAGGTGGGTGACAGCGAGGCCCGGGTGCTCATCCACAACCAGGGGCCGCCGGTGCCGGCCGACATGCTGGAGAAGATCTTCGAGTACGGCGTGTCCGACGCGCAGGACGCGGCGGCCCTGGGGCAACGCGGCCAGGGCCTGTTCGTCGCCCGCACCTACATGGCCAAGATGGGGGGCAGGATCACGGCCCGCAACCAGCCGGACGGGGTGGTGTTCGAGCTGGTGTTGCAGCGATCGAGCGCCGTGACGGCGCGCCCCTGA
- a CDS encoding response regulator transcription factor — protein sequence MAKVAVIEDDVPTSNQLKGWIESARADIEVHQWFTRDDAEAALAREAYDVVVLDIELGRERHAGVAIINTINKQRGTPVLVVSAMPATIYRSIMKALDAWDYLQKTTFEESDFIDTFLEILRAAREQAATRGVASPPAGDELSLDPLRQGSPLWRGQRVNLPLTAQRILAALYQRRGEVVSYDDLYQVVKSGRNRDNIRKHVSTIRDAFREIDPGFDGIENVPMRGFRWAAARR from the coding sequence ATGGCGAAAGTGGCGGTGATCGAGGACGACGTCCCGACCAGCAATCAACTGAAGGGATGGATCGAGTCGGCCCGCGCCGACATCGAGGTGCACCAGTGGTTCACCCGCGACGACGCCGAGGCCGCGCTGGCCCGCGAGGCCTACGACGTGGTGGTGCTCGACATCGAGCTGGGCCGCGAGCGGCATGCCGGCGTGGCCATCATCAACACCATCAACAAGCAGCGCGGCACACCGGTGCTGGTGGTGTCGGCCATGCCGGCCACGATCTACCGCAGCATCATGAAGGCGCTGGACGCGTGGGACTACCTGCAGAAGACCACCTTCGAGGAGTCGGACTTCATCGACACCTTCCTCGAAATCCTGCGTGCCGCGCGCGAGCAGGCCGCCACGCGCGGGGTGGCCAGCCCACCGGCCGGCGACGAGCTGTCGCTCGACCCGCTGCGCCAGGGTTCGCCGCTGTGGCGCGGCCAGCGCGTCAACCTGCCGCTGACGGCGCAGCGCATCCTGGCCGCGCTGTACCAGCGCCGCGGCGAGGTGGTGTCCTATGACGACCTCTACCAGGTGGTGAAGAGCGGCCGCAACCGCGACAACATCCGCAAGCACGTCAGCACCATCCGCGACGCCTTCCGCGAGATCGACCCCGGCTTCGACGGCATCGAGAACGTGCCGATGCGCGGCTTCCGCTGGGCGGCCGCGCGCCGATGA
- a CDS encoding SPFH domain-containing protein has protein sequence MNFRLRPLTDAIRHGLGATGTGIGRLVGSTGRFLFASRRGLVAAGLLGLAGWAAVTHPPLRTVARGDIGVRTNQFTGSTAEFREGSVFVLPGFHELRTYPLRDQVYRLVQGRKADGDAPFQSVEGLSLGVDLSIRYALDPSRIAAMAGKLPDDIPGEVVQPAVQGVVYKAFTRYTVREIFSSKRAEIQQAVEAELRTKLAVDGILLRSVQMGQVDLPADYRQGMDKLLAEELASEKMRYTLELKEKRVKETELEAQADKVRRETAAAAAANEQVIAARAQEEAMKHVLPFKQKQIEQRQFEAEAEKVSRIKSAEASAQARKIEAAGEAESRQKLADAEAYRLDRVGKIASEQMARDGALITRHPLLIQKTVADKLSDKIQVIIAPPSTDGRFIAAGLIGGGGQAASSSAVADAGTEPVQEGE, from the coding sequence ATGAACTTCCGCCTCCGCCCCCTGACCGATGCCATCCGCCACGGCCTGGGTGCCACCGGCACCGGCATCGGCCGCTTGGTCGGCAGCACCGGCCGCTTCCTCTTCGCCTCGCGCCGCGGGCTGGTGGCGGCCGGGCTGCTGGGCCTGGCGGGCTGGGCGGCCGTGACGCACCCGCCGCTGCGCACGGTGGCGCGCGGTGACATCGGCGTGCGCACCAACCAGTTCACCGGCAGCACCGCCGAGTTCCGCGAAGGCAGCGTGTTCGTGCTGCCGGGCTTCCACGAGCTGCGCACCTACCCGCTGCGCGACCAGGTCTACCGCCTGGTGCAAGGGCGCAAGGCCGACGGGGACGCGCCGTTCCAGTCGGTCGAGGGGCTGTCGCTGGGCGTGGACCTGAGCATCCGCTATGCGCTCGACCCCAGCCGCATCGCCGCGATGGCCGGCAAGCTGCCGGACGACATCCCTGGCGAAGTGGTGCAGCCCGCTGTGCAGGGCGTGGTCTACAAGGCCTTCACCCGCTACACCGTGCGCGAGATCTTCTCGAGCAAGCGCGCCGAGATCCAGCAGGCGGTGGAAGCCGAGCTGCGCACCAAGCTGGCGGTCGACGGCATCCTGCTGCGCAGCGTGCAGATGGGCCAGGTCGACCTGCCGGCCGACTACCGCCAGGGCATGGACAAGCTGCTCGCCGAGGAACTGGCCAGCGAGAAGATGCGCTACACGCTGGAGCTGAAGGAAAAACGCGTCAAGGAAACCGAGCTGGAGGCCCAGGCCGACAAGGTGCGCCGCGAGACCGCCGCCGCCGCGGCCGCCAACGAGCAGGTGATTGCCGCCCGCGCCCAGGAAGAGGCGATGAAGCATGTGCTGCCCTTCAAGCAGAAGCAGATCGAGCAGCGCCAGTTCGAGGCCGAGGCCGAGAAGGTCTCGCGCATCAAGTCGGCCGAGGCCAGTGCGCAGGCGCGCAAGATCGAGGCCGCCGGCGAGGCCGAGTCGCGCCAGAAGCTGGCCGATGCCGAGGCCTACCGGCTCGACCGTGTCGGCAAGATCGCCAGCGAGCAGATGGCCCGCGACGGCGCGCTGATCACGCGCCATCCGCTGCTGATCCAGAAGACGGTGGCCGACAAGCTGTCGGACAAGATCCAGGTCATCATCGCGCCGCCGTCGACCGACGGCCGCTTCATCGCTGCCGGCCTGATCGGAGGTGGTGGCCAGGCTGCGTCGTCGTCCGCCGTCGCCGACGCGGGGACGGAGCCGGTGCAGGAGGGCGAATGA
- the nadC gene encoding carboxylating nicotinate-nucleotide diphosphorylase, whose protein sequence is MFDFNETLEQARQRNIRDALVEDIGRQDWTALLVPAGQRVKARVLVREAAVLCGRDWFEGCVTALDSSARIDWHYAEGAMMDADTLVCHIESDARALLSAERPALNFLQLLSATATLTRRHVDAIAGASPNPRGCAILDTRKTLPGLRLAQKYAVRCGGGQNQRLALYHGILIKENHIAAAGGVTQALRNAQALDSGVDIQVEVETIAQLQEALAAGARSVLLDNFTPAQMREAVAVNQGRALLEVSGSVQLEQVRAIAETGVDRISIGRLTKDVKAVDYSMRVLERL, encoded by the coding sequence GTGTTCGATTTCAACGAAACCCTGGAGCAGGCGCGCCAGCGCAACATCCGCGACGCGCTGGTGGAAGACATCGGCCGTCAGGACTGGACGGCCCTGCTGGTGCCGGCCGGGCAGCGGGTGAAGGCCCGGGTGCTGGTGCGCGAGGCGGCGGTGCTGTGCGGGCGCGACTGGTTCGAAGGCTGCGTCACGGCACTGGACAGCAGCGCCCGGATCGACTGGCACTATGCCGAAGGCGCGATGATGGACGCCGACACGCTGGTCTGCCACATCGAGTCCGACGCCCGCGCGCTGCTGTCGGCCGAGCGGCCGGCGCTGAACTTCCTGCAGCTGCTTTCGGCCACCGCGACGCTGACGCGCCGCCATGTCGACGCCATCGCCGGTGCCTCCCCCAACCCGCGTGGTTGCGCCATCCTCGACACCCGCAAGACCCTGCCCGGCCTGCGGCTGGCGCAGAAATACGCGGTGCGTTGCGGCGGTGGCCAGAACCAGCGGCTGGCGCTCTACCACGGCATCCTCATCAAGGAAAACCACATTGCCGCAGCCGGCGGCGTGACCCAGGCACTGCGCAACGCCCAGGCGCTGGACTCGGGGGTGGACATCCAGGTCGAGGTCGAAACCATCGCCCAGCTGCAGGAAGCACTGGCGGCCGGCGCGCGCAGCGTGCTGCTCGACAACTTCACACCCGCGCAGATGCGCGAGGCGGTGGCCGTCAACCAGGGCCGGGCGCTGCTGGAGGTGTCGGGCAGCGTGCAGCTCGAGCAGGTGCGCGCGATCGCCGAGACCGGCGTGGACCGCATCTCGATCGGCCGCCTCACGAAGGACGTGAAGGCGGTCGACTACTCCATGCGGGTGCTCGAGCGCCTCTGA
- the nadA gene encoding quinolinate synthase NadA, whose amino-acid sequence MNQVIFDYTRQDSSGASCTAHAWAKVPEPLTPEQRTDWKARAKALLKQHDAVLVAHYYVDGDLQDLALETGGCVADSLEMARFGRDHPSQTLVVAGVRFMGESAKILSPHKRVLMPDLDATCSLDLGCPAEDFAAFCDAHPDRKVVVYANTSAAVKARADWMVTSSCALAIVRHLKDQGEKVLWAPDRHLGRYIQEQTGADMLMWNGACIVHDEFKGLELDLLKQAHPGARVLVHPESPSSVVAQADVVGSTSQLLNAVVNSDAQTFIVATDNGILHRMRQLAPGKTLIEAPTAGNSATCKSCAHCPWMAMNALQGVVACLEQGSGEISVPEPVRSQALGCIDRMLDFVARNPASIAKPAQGFVPNVGAA is encoded by the coding sequence ATGAACCAAGTGATCTTCGACTACACGCGCCAGGACTCGTCCGGCGCGAGCTGCACCGCCCATGCCTGGGCCAAGGTGCCCGAACCCCTCACCCCCGAGCAGCGCACCGACTGGAAAGCGCGCGCCAAGGCCTTGCTGAAGCAGCACGATGCGGTGCTGGTGGCCCATTACTACGTGGACGGCGACCTGCAGGACCTGGCGCTGGAGACCGGCGGCTGCGTGGCCGATTCGCTCGAGATGGCCCGCTTCGGCCGCGACCATCCGAGCCAGACACTGGTGGTGGCCGGCGTGCGCTTCATGGGTGAGAGCGCCAAGATCCTGTCGCCGCACAAGCGGGTGCTGATGCCCGACCTCGACGCCACCTGCTCGCTCGACCTGGGCTGCCCGGCGGAGGACTTCGCCGCCTTCTGCGACGCCCACCCGGACCGCAAGGTGGTGGTCTACGCCAACACCAGCGCGGCGGTGAAGGCACGCGCCGACTGGATGGTCACCAGCTCCTGCGCGCTGGCCATCGTGCGCCACCTGAAGGACCAGGGTGAGAAGGTGCTGTGGGCCCCCGACCGCCACCTGGGCCGCTACATCCAGGAGCAGACCGGCGCCGACATGCTGATGTGGAACGGGGCCTGCATCGTGCACGACGAGTTCAAGGGCCTGGAGCTCGACCTGCTGAAGCAGGCCCACCCCGGCGCCCGGGTGCTGGTGCACCCGGAGTCGCCGTCCAGCGTGGTGGCGCAGGCCGACGTGGTGGGCTCCACCTCGCAGCTGCTCAACGCGGTGGTCAACTCCGACGCGCAGACCTTCATCGTCGCCACCGACAACGGCATCCTGCACCGCATGCGCCAGCTGGCCCCGGGCAAGACGCTGATCGAGGCGCCCACCGCCGGCAACAGCGCCACCTGCAAGAGCTGCGCGCACTGCCCATGGATGGCGATGAACGCGCTGCAGGGCGTGGTGGCCTGCCTGGAGCAGGGCAGCGGCGAGATCTCGGTGCCTGAGCCGGTGCGCAGCCAGGCGCTCGGCTGCATCGACCGCATGCTGGACTTCGTCGCCCGCAACCCGGCCAGCATCGCCAAGCCGGCCCAGGGCTTCGTGCCCAACGTCGGCGCGGCCTGA
- a CDS encoding AraC family transcriptional regulator — MPKPPPASRPRRSRVLEQVPALTPHLYVPTAERPVRGKLHRMQADTEVATHTHPWAQLTFSATGVVRLSTADSTYIVPPTRAVWVPSGVAHAVTVLEDADLRTVYIRQRPGRCGPEVDPKSEAEWRQCRVLDVSPLLRALVLELDTRPDQGGGCEPAVLVREQHLGALVLDELRRAQAVRLGVDLPDDKRLRALCQAVLQQPTRHETLDGWARDAGASPRTMARLFRQELGTTFLAWRQQVLLAKALSLAARKLPMSHIAAELGYASPSAFTAMVRRSVGMPPSRFFGAQAESAEAAA; from the coding sequence ATGCCAAAGCCGCCACCCGCCTCCCGCCCGCGCCGCAGCCGGGTGCTCGAACAGGTCCCGGCCCTCACGCCGCACCTCTATGTGCCGACCGCCGAGCGACCGGTGCGCGGCAAGCTGCATCGCATGCAGGCCGACACCGAGGTGGCGACCCACACCCACCCCTGGGCCCAGCTGACCTTCTCCGCCACCGGCGTGGTGAGGCTGAGCACGGCCGACAGCACCTACATCGTGCCGCCGACGCGCGCCGTCTGGGTGCCGTCTGGCGTGGCGCATGCCGTCACCGTGCTGGAGGACGCCGACCTGCGCACCGTCTACATCCGCCAGCGGCCCGGCCGCTGCGGCCCGGAAGTGGACCCAAAGTCCGAGGCCGAGTGGCGCCAGTGCCGGGTGCTCGACGTGTCGCCCCTGTTGCGCGCGCTGGTGCTGGAGCTCGACACCCGGCCCGACCAGGGCGGCGGCTGCGAGCCGGCCGTGCTGGTGCGCGAGCAGCACCTGGGCGCGTTGGTGCTGGACGAACTGCGCCGGGCCCAGGCGGTGCGCCTGGGCGTGGACCTGCCGGACGACAAGCGCCTGCGCGCGCTGTGCCAGGCGGTGCTGCAGCAACCCACCCGGCATGAGACCCTGGACGGCTGGGCGCGCGACGCCGGGGCCAGCCCGCGCACCATGGCACGGCTGTTCCGGCAGGAGCTGGGCACCACCTTCCTGGCCTGGCGACAGCAGGTGCTGCTGGCCAAGGCCTTGTCGCTGGCAGCGCGCAAGCTGCCGATGAGCCACATTGCGGCCGAACTCGGCTATGCCAGCCCGAGCGCCTTCACGGCCATGGTGCGGCGCTCGGTCGGCATGCCGCCGAGCCGGTTCTTCGGCGCCCAGGCCGAAAGCGCCGAAGCCGCGGCCTGA
- a CDS encoding MFS transporter, whose translation MTSAHTSSVPLRQDARTIGLIGLAHGTSHFFHLLLPPLFPWFISEFGVTWLQLGMLSSVFFVISGVGQALAGFLVDRVGARPVLFGALSCFVAAALAAASAQGYTGLVLASALAGLGNAPFHPADFTILNKRVSAARLGHAFSVHGITGNLGWAMAPLFLVGLTKFSEAHSWRLACVCAAGVAALVLAVLVWQRDAIDDRQGSWGHETRKASAAAQAEHPLAFLALPSVWLCFSFFFWSTCAMSAVQNFASPVLQQLYGLPAELTSMVVTGYMLCGAAGMVAGGFLVARVQRLELTISVTLLGGAVLLALAGSGLPGGMAAMVIACLAGLGTGLAGPSRDMLIKRAAPPGATGRVYGTVYSGLDLGFAVAAPVFGAMLDRGLLSSVFYGAGAALALSVLSAAAVGQRQRAQARRVMAQAA comes from the coding sequence ATGACCTCTGCCCACACATCGAGCGTTCCGCTACGGCAGGACGCGCGCACCATCGGCCTGATCGGCCTGGCCCACGGGACCTCGCACTTCTTCCACCTGCTGCTGCCGCCGCTGTTTCCCTGGTTCATCAGCGAGTTCGGCGTGACTTGGCTGCAGCTGGGCATGCTGAGCAGCGTGTTTTTCGTCATTTCCGGCGTCGGGCAGGCGCTGGCGGGTTTCCTGGTGGACCGGGTCGGCGCCCGGCCGGTGCTGTTCGGCGCGCTGAGCTGCTTCGTGGCGGCCGCACTGGCGGCGGCCTCGGCCCAGGGCTACACGGGCCTGGTGCTGGCATCGGCCCTGGCCGGCCTGGGCAACGCGCCTTTCCATCCGGCCGACTTCACCATCCTGAACAAGCGCGTCTCGGCGGCGCGGCTGGGCCATGCCTTCTCGGTGCATGGCATCACCGGCAACCTGGGCTGGGCCATGGCGCCGCTGTTCCTGGTGGGCCTGACCAAGTTCAGCGAGGCGCACTCCTGGCGCCTGGCCTGCGTGTGCGCGGCCGGCGTGGCGGCCCTGGTGCTGGCTGTGCTGGTCTGGCAGCGCGACGCGATCGACGACCGCCAGGGCAGCTGGGGCCATGAGACGCGCAAGGCCTCCGCAGCGGCGCAGGCCGAGCATCCGCTGGCCTTCCTGGCACTGCCTTCGGTGTGGCTCTGCTTCTCCTTCTTCTTCTGGTCGACCTGCGCGATGAGCGCGGTGCAGAACTTCGCCAGCCCGGTGCTGCAGCAGCTCTACGGCCTGCCGGCGGAGCTGACGTCGATGGTGGTGACGGGCTACATGCTGTGCGGCGCGGCCGGCATGGTGGCCGGTGGCTTCCTGGTGGCCCGGGTGCAGCGACTGGAGCTGACCATCAGCGTCACCTTGCTGGGCGGGGCGGTCTTGCTGGCGCTGGCCGGCTCCGGGCTGCCGGGCGGCATGGCCGCGATGGTGATTGCCTGCCTGGCGGGCCTCGGCACCGGCCTGGCCGGGCCGTCGCGCGACATGCTGATCAAGCGTGCCGCACCGCCGGGGGCGACTGGCCGGGTCTACGGCACCGTGTATTCCGGCCTCGACCTGGGCTTCGCGGTGGCCGCGCCGGTGTTCGGCGCGATGCTGGACCGTGGCCTGCTGTCGTCGGTGTTCTACGGCGCGGGGGCCGCGCTGGCGCTCAGCGTGCTGTCGGCGGCGGCGGTGGGGCAGCGGCAGCGCGCGCAGGCGAGGAGGGTGATGGCACAGGCCGCCTGA